Proteins from one Prevotella sp. E2-28 genomic window:
- a CDS encoding sugar porter family MFS transporter — protein MQDNNKVFVYFICSVSALGGLLFGYDWVVIGGAKPFYEQFFDIAGNTWLQGVAMSTALVGCLIGAMVAGALADRFGRKPLLTTAAVLFTVSAIGTGLFNDFTLFNIARFIGGVGIGVASALSPMYIAEVSPANIRGRMVSLNQMTIVLGILAAQIVNMLLARDTSIAENQAWNVEWGWRWMFWAETVPAALFLVMSFFIPESPVYQQMKAATESQCTGKEAGLGELLQSKYGKVLLLGLFIAVFQQWCGTNVIFNYAQEIFVGAGYDVDSMFIDIVITGIANVAFTFVALYTIEKWGRRTLMLIGAGGLGMIYLTLGTCYFLEVKGVMMVVLVVTAISVYAMTLGPVTWTLLAEIFPNRIRGVAMATCTFALWVGCCTLTFSFPSMNASLGSYGTFWIYSAICMCAFVFLWNRCPETKGKSLEELEKELV, from the coding sequence ATGCAAGATAACAACAAGGTGTTCGTTTATTTCATCTGCTCTGTATCAGCCTTGGGCGGTCTGCTCTTTGGTTACGACTGGGTGGTGATAGGCGGTGCGAAACCTTTTTATGAACAATTCTTTGATATAGCAGGTAATACGTGGCTGCAGGGTGTGGCTATGTCAACAGCCTTGGTGGGCTGTCTGATAGGTGCTATGGTGGCTGGCGCCTTGGCTGACAGGTTTGGGCGTAAGCCGTTGTTGACTACAGCTGCCGTGCTGTTCACGGTATCTGCCATAGGTACAGGCCTTTTCAATGATTTTACCTTGTTTAATATAGCGCGCTTCATTGGTGGCGTTGGTATCGGTGTGGCATCGGCATTGTCGCCCATGTATATCGCCGAGGTGAGTCCGGCAAACATCCGCGGGCGCATGGTGAGCTTGAATCAGATGACTATTGTGCTGGGTATATTGGCTGCGCAGATAGTCAACATGCTGTTGGCTCGCGATACGTCGATAGCTGAGAACCAAGCGTGGAATGTAGAGTGGGGCTGGCGCTGGATGTTCTGGGCCGAAACAGTGCCTGCAGCGCTATTCTTAGTGATGAGCTTCTTTATTCCCGAGAGTCCGGTGTATCAGCAAATGAAGGCTGCGACAGAGTCGCAGTGTACAGGAAAAGAGGCAGGACTGGGTGAATTGCTGCAAAGCAAATATGGAAAGGTGCTTTTGCTGGGTCTTTTTATCGCCGTGTTCCAGCAGTGGTGTGGCACGAATGTGATTTTCAATTATGCTCAGGAAATCTTCGTGGGCGCTGGCTATGATGTAGATAGTATGTTTATTGATATCGTCATTACGGGAATTGCCAACGTGGCCTTCACCTTCGTTGCTCTATATACTATTGAGAAGTGGGGACGTCGCACGCTGATGCTGATTGGTGCAGGCGGATTAGGAATGATTTATTTAACGTTGGGCACCTGTTATTTCCTGGAAGTAAAAGGCGTGATGATGGTAGTACTTGTGGTGACGGCCATCTCAGTGTATGCTATGACATTAGGGCCTGTCACATGGACGCTATTGGCTGAAATCTTCCCCAACCGTATTCGTGGTGTGGCTATGGCTACGTGTACGTTTGCCCTGTGGGTAGGTTGCTGCACGCTTACCTTCTCGTTCCCCTCGATGAATGCATCGCTGGGAAGTTACGGCACTTTCTGGATCTATAGCGCTATCTGCATGTGCGCCTTTGTGTTCCTTTGGAACCGTTGTCCGGAGACTAAAGGAAAGAGCTTGGAAGAATTAGAAAAAGAATTAGTTTAA
- a CDS encoding DUF5107 domain-containing protein: MIKAWREIVTIPTYEIGKAEKNPIFLEKRVYQGSSGVVYPYPVIESIADEPTPHEWNVVFLENEYIKVMVMPELGGRIQMAYDKIKQRHFVYYNHVIKPALVGLTGPWISGGIEFNWPQHHRPSTYLPVDCDIVENEDGSVTVWVNEMERMFHQKGMAGFTLRPGCAYLEIQGRVSNRTSLPQTFLWWANPAVEVNDAYQSVFPPDVNAVFDHGKRAVSSFPIATGTYYKMDYSAGVDISNYKNIPVPTSYMAVNSKYDFEGGYENDTKGGMLHVASHQFSPGKKQWTWGNGDFGRAWDRNLTDEVGTDNMELKSGYRPYIELMAGVYTENQPDFTWLMPYEEKQFVQYFMPYRELGVVKQASKDFILNIEQTEAGVCFKVLATSKQTVRIVLEGEKGIKYYDKVMTLSPEKVLEETVSTGDETLDILQLSIDRAEGARRLPLLEWHAEPDEIRPIPDAAEAALSPQDTKTIDQLYLTGLHLEQYRHATWSALDYYEEALRRDPMDYRCNMQMGLWYLRRARFVKAESYLQTAVKVLKKRNPNPYDGEPQFYLGLCKRFRHQQNEAYNCFWKSTWNKAWADAGYFEAACISMARERWEDALDELERALISNSHNHQARAMKAVALRKLGRQEEALNWIQESYKIDRFNYVCMMEEYLLTGNREPLEQMVQLMHGNICNYHETALEYAHAELLEEASQVLQIAIDRKVEESPLTYYYLAYWSEMEESVAYLKKAEAAKPDYCFPNRLEDVEALSFSSLLPICPSARALYYLGCLYYDKRQYDLAVKNWEQSAKMDPNFPTVWRNLALARFNKQNKPEEAVAYMEKAFHLDETDARVFMELDQLYKRMQKPHAERLAFLQKYPQLIAQRDDLVLEEITLLNLLGRYEEAMKKLDAHQFHPWEGGEGKVSGQYQICRVELAKQALARGEKEKATQLLEECLVFPPHLGEGKLFGAQDNDFLYFLGRYEEGTAGPTEPAAAMYYNDAKPDKIFYAGLCYRALGQEDKARGLFYKLVNYGKQHFFDHITMDYFAVSLPDLLIWDGNLDEQNRIHCLYMLALGYYGLGDKMHAEHYLTEVENLDVNHFGAHALRSLMNMKKNN, from the coding sequence ATGATAAAAGCTTGGAGAGAAATAGTAACAATTCCAACGTATGAGATTGGAAAAGCTGAGAAAAATCCAATATTCTTAGAAAAAAGAGTCTATCAGGGGTCGAGTGGCGTGGTGTATCCCTATCCCGTGATTGAGTCTATAGCTGATGAACCCACACCTCACGAATGGAACGTAGTATTCCTGGAAAATGAATATATCAAGGTGATGGTGATGCCCGAACTGGGCGGACGCATCCAGATGGCGTACGACAAGATTAAGCAGCGCCACTTTGTTTATTACAACCACGTCATCAAGCCTGCGCTGGTAGGTCTGACAGGTCCTTGGATTAGTGGCGGCATTGAGTTCAACTGGCCCCAGCATCACCGTCCGTCAACCTATCTGCCTGTGGACTGCGATATTGTGGAAAACGAGGATGGCAGCGTAACGGTATGGGTGAACGAAATGGAGCGTATGTTCCACCAAAAAGGTATGGCAGGCTTTACGCTTCGTCCTGGTTGCGCCTATCTGGAGATACAGGGACGCGTCAGCAATCGCACATCATTGCCTCAGACCTTCCTTTGGTGGGCTAACCCTGCTGTGGAGGTAAACGATGCGTACCAAAGCGTATTCCCACCTGATGTGAATGCTGTATTTGACCACGGAAAGCGTGCTGTTTCGAGTTTCCCCATCGCTACAGGTACCTATTATAAGATGGACTATTCGGCAGGTGTGGATATCTCGAACTATAAGAATATTCCTGTGCCAACAAGTTATATGGCCGTGAACTCGAAGTATGACTTCGAAGGTGGCTACGAAAACGATACCAAGGGTGGTATGCTGCATGTGGCCAGTCATCAGTTCTCACCAGGTAAGAAGCAATGGACGTGGGGTAATGGTGACTTCGGAAGAGCGTGGGATAGGAATCTCACCGACGAGGTTGGAACTGATAACATGGAACTCAAAAGCGGTTATCGTCCTTACATCGAACTGATGGCTGGTGTATATACCGAAAACCAGCCTGACTTCACGTGGCTGATGCCCTACGAGGAGAAACAGTTCGTGCAGTATTTCATGCCCTATCGTGAACTGGGTGTGGTGAAGCAGGCCTCAAAGGACTTTATACTGAATATCGAACAGACGGAGGCTGGCGTATGCTTCAAGGTGCTGGCTACGTCAAAGCAGACGGTGAGAATTGTACTTGAAGGAGAAAAGGGCATCAAGTATTATGACAAGGTGATGACGCTGAGTCCTGAGAAAGTGCTTGAAGAGACCGTCTCAACAGGCGATGAGACACTGGATATACTGCAGTTGAGCATCGACCGTGCAGAGGGTGCAAGACGTCTGCCACTCTTGGAATGGCATGCAGAACCCGATGAAATTCGTCCGATACCCGATGCAGCTGAAGCAGCCCTGTCACCTCAAGATACGAAAACCATTGACCAGCTCTATCTGACGGGTCTCCATCTGGAACAGTATCGTCATGCTACGTGGAGCGCACTCGACTACTACGAGGAAGCGTTGCGACGTGATCCGATGGATTATCGTTGTAACATGCAAATGGGTCTTTGGTATCTGCGCCGTGCTCGTTTCGTCAAGGCAGAGTCTTATCTGCAAACAGCGGTGAAGGTCTTAAAGAAACGCAACCCCAATCCATACGATGGTGAGCCACAGTTCTATCTGGGTCTCTGCAAGCGTTTCCGTCATCAGCAGAATGAGGCCTATAACTGTTTCTGGAAATCAACGTGGAACAAGGCTTGGGCTGATGCCGGCTATTTCGAGGCTGCCTGTATTAGTATGGCAAGGGAACGATGGGAGGATGCGCTTGATGAGTTGGAGCGTGCCCTTATCAGTAATAGTCATAACCATCAGGCACGTGCCATGAAAGCTGTGGCGCTGCGCAAACTGGGACGTCAGGAAGAGGCACTCAACTGGATTCAGGAGAGTTATAAGATAGACCGATTCAATTATGTGTGCATGATGGAGGAGTATCTGCTCACAGGCAACAGAGAGCCATTGGAGCAGATGGTGCAACTGATGCATGGCAATATCTGTAATTATCATGAGACAGCATTGGAATATGCTCACGCAGAACTCCTTGAGGAGGCGTCGCAAGTGCTGCAGATTGCTATCGACAGAAAGGTGGAAGAGTCGCCTCTGACCTATTACTATCTGGCTTATTGGAGCGAGATGGAAGAGAGTGTGGCATATCTGAAGAAGGCCGAGGCAGCAAAGCCTGACTACTGTTTCCCCAATCGTTTGGAAGACGTGGAAGCGCTGAGTTTCTCTTCTCTACTGCCTATCTGCCCGTCAGCTCGCGCACTTTATTATCTGGGATGTCTATATTACGACAAGCGTCAGTATGACCTTGCCGTCAAGAATTGGGAACAGTCGGCTAAGATGGATCCCAACTTCCCCACCGTATGGCGTAATTTGGCGTTGGCTCGTTTCAATAAACAGAATAAGCCAGAAGAAGCTGTGGCATATATGGAAAAGGCCTTCCATTTGGATGAGACGGATGCCCGCGTGTTCATGGAACTGGATCAGCTCTATAAACGTATGCAGAAACCTCATGCAGAGCGATTGGCTTTCTTGCAGAAGTATCCACAACTGATAGCCCAGCGTGATGACCTCGTACTTGAAGAAATCACCCTGTTAAATCTCTTAGGACGCTATGAAGAGGCGATGAAGAAACTCGATGCGCACCAGTTCCATCCGTGGGAAGGTGGCGAAGGCAAGGTTAGCGGACAGTATCAGATTTGTCGTGTGGAACTCGCCAAACAAGCACTCGCTCGTGGCGAGAAAGAAAAAGCTACACAACTATTGGAGGAATGCCTAGTGTTCCCACCACATCTTGGCGAGGGAAAACTCTTTGGCGCACAGGATAATGACTTCCTTTATTTCCTTGGACGCTACGAGGAAGGTACCGCAGGGCCTACGGAACCGGCTGCTGCGATGTATTATAATGATGCGAAGCCCGACAAGATTTTCTACGCCGGTCTGTGTTACAGGGCATTGGGACAAGAAGACAAGGCGCGTGGCCTGTTCTATAAACTCGTGAACTACGGCAAACAGCACTTTTTCGACCACATCACGATGGACTATTTCGCCGTATCCCTGCCCGATTTGCTAATATGGGATGGTAATCTGGATGAGCAGAACCGCATCCACTGTCTCTATATGCTGGCCTTGGGCTATTATGGTCTAGGCGACAAGATGCATGCAGAACATTATCTGACGGAGGTGGAAAACCTGGATGTCAATCATTTTGGTGCGCATGCACTACGTTCGCTGATGAATATGAAAAAAAATAACTAG
- a CDS encoding SGNH/GDSL hydrolase family protein encodes MKKQISLLVLLLICCLSAGAQTKTLAVLGDSYSTFEGAIPKGNAIWYFKQNDPNQTDVNSVEQTWWTLLAKKMGWTLGMNNSYSGSTICNTGYNKEDYSDRSFTKRMSNLGENPDVILIFGATNDSWAHAPIGEFKYENITKEDLWSFRPAMAYMLDWMTKNYKKSKIYFLLNDGLSAEVTSSSKTICKRYGVKCIELQAIDKKAGHPSVKGMQQIAEQVEQAIKE; translated from the coding sequence ATGAAAAAACAAATTTCATTGTTGGTACTGCTGTTGATATGTTGTCTTTCAGCAGGTGCACAAACCAAGACCCTTGCCGTACTAGGCGATTCGTATTCCACTTTTGAAGGGGCTATCCCTAAAGGAAATGCCATCTGGTATTTTAAACAGAACGATCCCAATCAGACGGACGTGAACAGCGTGGAACAGACATGGTGGACGTTGTTGGCTAAAAAGATGGGATGGACGCTGGGAATGAACAACTCCTATAGCGGCTCAACCATCTGTAACACAGGTTATAATAAGGAAGACTATAGTGACCGTTCGTTTACGAAGCGCATGAGTAATCTGGGTGAGAATCCTGATGTTATCCTGATTTTCGGTGCTACGAACGACAGTTGGGCTCATGCCCCCATCGGTGAGTTTAAGTACGAGAATATCACGAAGGAGGATTTGTGGTCGTTCCGTCCTGCTATGGCTTATATGCTGGATTGGATGACTAAGAATTATAAGAAGTCGAAGATTTATTTCCTGCTGAACGATGGCTTGAGTGCTGAGGTTACCTCATCATCGAAGACTATCTGCAAGCGCTATGGCGTGAAATGTATAGAACTGCAGGCTATTGACAAGAAAGCTGGACACCCCTCGGTGAAAGGTATGCAGCAGATTGCAGAACAGGTGGAACAAGCTATTAAGGAATGA
- a CDS encoding DUF4377 domain-containing protein has product MMRRLLTIALFFSMLVGITGCSDDDSTNNDQYTFGELEVAANGRSMGYSTDGIPVAYYKVRGNSSDEWQFSQIEGFDSVYQDNTEYNIKVKIINHQGLMDVPDMVYVFQNIISAKTLTTEH; this is encoded by the coding sequence ATGATGAGAAGATTATTAACGATTGCACTCTTTTTCTCAATGCTTGTAGGCATTACGGGATGTTCGGATGATGATAGTACGAACAACGACCAATACACTTTTGGTGAATTAGAAGTTGCCGCCAACGGACGTTCAATGGGGTATAGTACGGATGGAATCCCTGTGGCGTATTATAAAGTTAGGGGGAACAGCTCTGATGAATGGCAGTTTTCGCAGATAGAAGGATTTGATTCTGTATATCAAGATAATACAGAATACAATATTAAGGTTAAGATAATCAATCATCAGGGATTGATGGATGTACCAGATATGGTTTATGTTTTCCAGAACATTATTAGTGCCAAGACTTTGACAACAGAACACTAA
- a CDS encoding glycoside hydrolase family 2 protein, with amino-acid sequence MKKLLLTIIVALVGGNAMLAQQIIDLSGPWDFALGDTPSYDDYVMLPGSMLTNGKGNDIDIHTQWTGSLYDSSYFFNPYMEPYRKKGQMKFPFFLTPEKHYVGNAWYRRSVYVPKEWGDQRITLFLERPHIETTVFVNGHEVGHQMSLSTPHRFDVTKYIKRGESNEIAIRVYNGIENVCVGQDSHSVTDQTQGNWNGITGRIELQAQWKKLNIKQVRITPHVAEGAVTVEVRLENHVDGLRFFPLYDYNVKASIRYMHDGQTGKQVRGSTVNAEGSKITFKFDLGHDVKYWDEFHPNLYRLTVEAGETVYETQFGLREIAIKGRQFYLNDRPLFLRGTVENCCFPETGYPPTDEDEWVRIFKKCKEYGLNHMRFHSYCPPEAAFAAADRIGFYLQPEGPSWPNHGVKLRRGQKIDQYLLEESKRIVDEYGHHPSFVMMAAGNEPAGDWVTYCNEWVKKMHEYDSTKVYCGASVGGGWAWDNGSEYHVKGGARGLDWDKKAPSSDDDYFSGIEYPRNYKGATSNNSPIIAHEQGQWCVFPDFKEIPQYTGAYKAGNFEIFRDMLRDNGMEAMAEKFLMASGKLQTLCYKYEIERNLRTKDYAGFQLLGLNDYSGQGTALVGPLSVHWQEKGYTTGRNWREFCNSLVVLARFPKFVYTNNETLRIPVEVYNAFYGHFVNAGVSYYIADDSMKVWHRGSLLLDTISVGKNQELGIVTFPLDSIKHPTKLTLYAYLGRLVKNHWDFWVYPKEGNQGEVLNDKVYIADSLDAHALKVLKKGGTVLLTAAGRVKLGSDVVQHYLPVFWNTSWFKMRPPHTTGAYINKEHPLFKHGFPTDDWSNLNWWELLNKAQVMNLMELPKEYQSPIQPIDTWHVSRKLGMLIEAKVLKGKLLMTTMDITKDLEHRHVARQMRQAILDYIQSDDFQPAMTLTPETINHFYSMQAPPVNMFTKDSPDELKPKIK; translated from the coding sequence ATGAAGAAACTGCTATTGACTATTATCGTTGCGCTGGTTGGCGGTAATGCTATGCTGGCTCAGCAAATCATTGACCTGTCGGGGCCATGGGACTTTGCTTTGGGCGACACGCCTAGTTATGATGACTACGTGATGCTGCCAGGCTCAATGCTGACCAACGGCAAGGGTAATGATATAGATATCCATACGCAGTGGACAGGTTCGCTCTACGACTCGTCGTATTTCTTTAATCCTTATATGGAACCGTATAGGAAGAAGGGACAGATGAAGTTCCCTTTCTTCCTGACACCCGAGAAGCATTACGTGGGTAATGCCTGGTATAGGCGCAGCGTCTATGTGCCAAAGGAGTGGGGCGACCAGCGCATTACGCTCTTCTTGGAACGTCCTCATATAGAGACAACGGTTTTTGTTAATGGTCATGAAGTGGGGCACCAGATGTCACTATCAACGCCTCATCGCTTTGATGTGACGAAATATATTAAAAGAGGTGAGAGCAACGAGATTGCCATTCGTGTATATAATGGTATAGAGAACGTATGCGTAGGACAGGACTCGCACTCGGTGACCGACCAGACGCAAGGTAACTGGAATGGTATTACAGGACGTATTGAACTGCAGGCGCAATGGAAGAAGCTGAATATCAAGCAGGTGCGCATCACACCTCATGTAGCTGAGGGCGCTGTTACTGTGGAAGTACGATTGGAGAATCATGTTGACGGTCTTCGCTTCTTTCCACTCTACGACTATAACGTAAAGGCCAGCATTCGCTATATGCACGACGGACAGACGGGAAAACAGGTAAGAGGTTCTACCGTTAATGCCGAGGGTAGTAAGATTACGTTTAAATTCGATCTGGGGCATGACGTGAAGTATTGGGATGAGTTCCATCCTAATCTGTACAGACTGACCGTTGAGGCTGGCGAGACCGTCTATGAGACACAGTTTGGCTTGCGTGAGATAGCTATCAAGGGCCGTCAGTTCTATCTTAACGATCGTCCGCTGTTCTTGCGTGGCACAGTGGAGAACTGCTGTTTTCCAGAGACGGGTTATCCGCCTACAGATGAGGACGAGTGGGTACGTATCTTTAAGAAATGTAAGGAGTACGGTCTCAACCACATGCGCTTCCACAGCTACTGTCCGCCAGAGGCTGCCTTTGCTGCTGCTGACCGCATAGGTTTCTATCTTCAGCCAGAAGGACCTTCATGGCCTAATCATGGTGTGAAGCTGCGTCGTGGACAGAAGATAGACCAATATCTGTTGGAGGAGTCTAAACGTATCGTTGACGAATACGGTCATCACCCCTCGTTTGTGATGATGGCTGCTGGTAATGAGCCTGCGGGCGACTGGGTGACCTATTGTAACGAGTGGGTGAAGAAGATGCATGAATATGACTCTACGAAGGTGTATTGCGGTGCATCGGTAGGTGGAGGTTGGGCCTGGGATAATGGCTCGGAATATCATGTGAAGGGTGGCGCCCGCGGACTGGACTGGGACAAGAAAGCCCCGTCGAGCGATGATGACTACTTCAGCGGCATAGAATATCCTCGTAATTATAAAGGAGCGACATCTAATAACTCTCCCATCATTGCCCATGAGCAGGGACAGTGGTGCGTATTCCCTGATTTCAAGGAGATACCGCAATATACGGGTGCGTATAAGGCTGGCAACTTTGAGATATTCCGTGATATGCTGCGCGATAATGGTATGGAAGCAATGGCGGAGAAGTTCCTAATGGCTAGTGGTAAGCTTCAGACACTTTGTTATAAATATGAGATAGAGCGTAATCTTAGGACGAAAGATTATGCTGGTTTCCAGTTGTTGGGACTGAACGACTACAGCGGACAAGGTACTGCTTTGGTAGGACCATTGAGCGTGCATTGGCAGGAGAAAGGTTATACTACAGGCCGAAATTGGCGTGAGTTCTGTAACTCATTGGTGGTCTTGGCTCGCTTCCCTAAGTTTGTGTACACTAATAATGAGACGCTGCGCATACCTGTTGAGGTCTATAACGCTTTCTATGGCCATTTCGTAAATGCTGGAGTCAGTTATTATATCGCAGATGATTCCATGAAAGTATGGCATAGAGGTAGCCTGCTTTTAGATACTATTTCTGTAGGCAAGAACCAGGAATTAGGTATCGTGACGTTCCCGCTAGATAGTATTAAGCATCCAACCAAGCTGACTCTCTATGCTTATTTAGGTCGCCTGGTGAAAAACCACTGGGATTTCTGGGTCTATCCTAAGGAAGGTAATCAGGGTGAAGTGCTAAATGATAAGGTGTATATTGCTGATTCGCTGGACGCTCATGCACTAAAGGTCCTGAAGAAAGGCGGCACCGTATTGCTGACTGCAGCTGGAAGGGTGAAACTGGGTAGTGATGTGGTGCAGCATTACCTGCCTGTATTCTGGAACACATCGTGGTTTAAGATGCGCCCACCTCATACCACTGGTGCCTATATTAATAAGGAGCATCCGCTATTCAAGCATGGGTTCCCTACGGATGATTGGTCGAACCTGAACTGGTGGGAACTGCTGAACAAGGCACAGGTGATGAATTTGATGGAACTGCCTAAGGAATATCAGTCTCCTATCCAACCTATCGACACATGGCACGTGTCGCGAAAGTTGGGTATGCTCATTGAAGCTAAGGTCCTAAAAGGCAAGTTGCTGATGACCACAATGGATATCACAAAAGATTTAGAGCATCGCCATGTAGCGCGTCAGATGCGTCAGGCTATACTTGACTATATACAAAGTGATGATTTCCAGCCAGCCATGACGCTGACGCCAGAAACCATCAATCATTTCTACTCGATGCAGGCTCCACCTGTGAATATGTTCACAAAGGACTCACCTGATGAGTTGAAACCAAAAATCAAATAA